Proteins encoded by one window of Rhodamnia argentea isolate NSW1041297 chromosome 6, ASM2092103v1, whole genome shotgun sequence:
- the LOC115748453 gene encoding probable LRR receptor-like serine/threonine-protein kinase At1g56130, whose translation MLTSPESNKLSGALPSKQCRSLAYVDLSYSNLSGNFPYWVKDSIQSNFIANFFTAESTNSGQCSLVSFTDGHPLDDYYDDCLILLYWHTR comes from the exons ATGCTTACGTCTCCCGAAAGTAATAAGTTGAGTGGAGCCCTCCCCTCAAAGCAATGCCGCTCTCTTGCTTATGT AGATCTCTCTTACAGTAACCTGTCTGGCAACTTTCCTTATTGGGTCAAGGACAGTATTCAAAG TAACTTCATCGCCAACTTCTTCACAGCAGAGAGTACAAATAGTGGGCAATGCTCTTTAGTCAGTTTTACTGATGGtcaccc TCTGGATGATTATTATGATGATTGTCTTATTCTGCTGTATTGGCATACAAGATGA
- the LOC125315497 gene encoding H/ACA ribonucleoprotein complex subunit GAR1-like — protein sequence MTRVCDTWEAPFDLQRGSQSLSEHYARFTTLCRQLDTYLPASNDPVVLVKRQEDLRVILYLKTLGFEYFSFRQQITSQSSLPTVDETFSQALCSTPAEKITSVVETSAMISHGTNVRGAHGRGFRGRGRSFTPSGGRGGRDGGAGARGATIFGGGRGSRFCTHCQRAGHI from the coding sequence ATGACACGGGTGTGTGACACGTGGGAAGCCCCGTTTGATCTTCAACGTGGAAGCCAATCCTTATCTGAGCATTATGCTCGTTTCACGACACTTTGCAGGCAATTAGACACTTATCTTCCAGCTTCGAACGATCCAGTTGTTCTCGTCAAACGACAAGAGGATCTTCGAGTTATACTATATCTCAAGACCCTCGGATTTGAATATTTCTCCTTTCGCCAGCAGATTACCTCTCAGAGCTCCCTTCCTACCGTAGATGAGACTTTCTCCCAAGCTCTTTGTTCCACCCCTGCTGAAAAGATCACCTCAGTTGTAGAGACAAGTGCTATGATTTCTCATGGCACTAATGTACGTGGAGCTCACGGTCGTGGTTTTCGTGGTCGTGGTCGTAGTTTTACTCCGAGTGGAGGTCGTGGAGGCCGTGATGGAGGTGCTGGTGCTCGTGGTGCCACTATCTTTGGGGGTGGTCGTGGCTCCCGTTTTTGTACTCATTGTCAAAGGGCTGGACATATATAA
- the LOC115748354 gene encoding probable LRR receptor-like serine/threonine-protein kinase At1g56140, with the protein MQYLSLNANELSGELPHEIGYLTELLVLHLSSSGISRRIPSSYAYLTELKTLWASDNNLTGSIPYFVGNWFKLTDLRLQGNSFAGPIPSTFSKKTALEEVRVSDISNGISTLEFLDDMRNLRTFLTACRILRNNDIHGTITPSVSSNEKFEHIYQLMKASATNSLRQIKDAKTYILSFPTRISSF; encoded by the exons ATGCAATACTT GAGCCTTAATGCCAATGAGTTATCCGGGGAGCTTCCGCACGAGATCGGATATCTTACTGAGCTGCTAGTACT ACACTTATCTAGCTCAGGAATCAGCCGCAGAATTCCTTCATCTTATGCATATCTTACAGAGTTAAAAACCTT GTGGGCATCCGACAATAATCTCACGGGCTCCATCCCTTACTTCGTAGGGAACTGGTTCAAACTTACTGACCT GAGGCTGCAAGGGAATTCTTTTGCTGGTCCAATACCATCAACCTTTTCCAAAAAAACCGCTTTAGAAGAAGT GAGAGTATCGGACATTTCTAATGGCATCTCTACGCTAGAATTTCTGGATGACATGAGGAATCTTAGAACTTT TTTGACTGCTTGCAGAATTCTGAGGAATAATGATATTCACGGTACTATTACACCATCTGTCAGTAGTAACGAAAAATTTGAGCACATCTACCAATTAATGAAAGCATCTGCAACTAATTCTTTGAGACAAATAAAAGATGCTAAGACGTATATCTTATCGTTCCCTACAAGAATCAGCTCATTTTGA